The DNA segment ACAGCGTGTTGTTTATCATAATTGGTATGCACTTCTACATTTTGCACATCCCACTTTTTACGTTTGGCGTACATTTGTATGGTCATAGCCGTACAAGCAGAAAGCCCAGCTGAAACCAACTCGTAAGGGGAAGGGCCAAAGTTATTACCGCCAAAACTTTCCGGTTCATCGGCAAAACTATAATGATCTCCAATTTTCATTCGGGTGGTAAATCCTTCATCATTATCTAAACTAGCCACTACATCGTGTTTTGACTTAATTTTTTCTTCTGAAGGAACTTGTACATACCGCGAAACCCATCCGGCGATTACACTTCCCACATATTCAGAATCTTCTTTTTTAGTTAATAAATGATCGGCACCATCTAATGAAATGAAACTTTTTGGGTGATGTGCAGCCTTATAAATTTCTTCGGCATTATTAATACCAACCAATTCATCTTGAGGCGAGTGCAGTACCAACAATGCTTTACGCATTTTTTTAGCAGTTTCTGGTAACGACTTGGTTTCAAGATCGTCTAAAAACTGCTTTTTAATGGTAAAGGTACGTCCGCTTAACTCAACCTCGGCTACGCCTTCTTTTTCAATCGTTTCCACATTGCTTTTCAACAGGTGTTTTACATGAACGGGATTGCTAGGTGCCGCAATAGTAGCTACTGCTTGTACGGAATCCAGCTCCGCTGCTGCAAAAATAACGGCCGCACCGCCTAAAGAATGCCCTACAAGTAGGGAAGGAGCTTGATAGTTTTCTGAAAGATAGTCAGTTGCAGCAACTAAATCTTGCACATTACCTGAAAAGTTGGTGTCCTCAAAATCACCTTCGCTTTCCCCTAAACCAGTAAAATCGAATCGGAGTACACCAAAACCTTTGGCAGTAAGTGACCGACTAATATTCCGAACGGCAGATAAATTTTTAGTACACGTAAAACAATGGGCAAAAAGCGCAAAATTATGCGGGTGCTGATTTGCGGGAAGTTCTAAGCGGCCTACTAATTCTTGGCCTTCTTTATTCTGAAAAGTTACTTTTTCTACATTCATGGTGTACTAGTTTGTTTAGTAAAGTCGGGTGTAAACGTGATTCCTATCAAAATTCTATCAAAATCTGGTCCGTCCAGATGTATTTTTTGGTAACCCACTCTTGATTTAATAAGATCACTAAACTTGTATCCTACACCAAACCCTAACCAGTTCTGGGCAAAAGTAGGTTCGTCGCCTACGTTTAACCAAATTTCATTATATACATCTGCATTCCATCTATCGAGAAAGGGATAGCTTAATTTAACCATATATCTAAACCAATGTCTAGTTTCCGTATCCTGATCCCGAACAATAAATCTATTTTCAAATCTTGCCCGATGATCAACGTTAACGTTACCTATATTGTGATCTAGATAAACATCTTCAACAATTCTATGCTCATCAAAGGAAGGTGGAGTTTCAGATAAATATGAGAAATCATTTCTGAAATAAGCATATCCAACCCCTACAGAAAGACCTTCCATAATACGGTATTTTGCACCTGTTCTTATTTTAAATTGTTGCAACTCACTTGCAAACTCATAAAATCTAAATTGAGTCTGTGCTTGAATACTTAATTTTTCTGAAACTTTACTATTGGTAGCTAAAATATACCAAATTCCTAACTCGTCTTCTGGAGCGTTTTGAGCTATTGCAGAAGTAATTGATAAAAAAATAATTGAAATTGAAATAAATCTTTTAAGCATTGCTAATCTTTTTTTGTTGAATTTTATTAAAATAATACTGGTGGCAAAACCCTTTTTAGAATTGCACCACCAGTATACTATTTATTGTTTAGAAATTGAAGGCTTTTAACTACATTCCCGTATCCATTCCTTGTTGGCCTTCGCCTTTAAGGTATTTATCTAGGAAGTCTTTAATTTTTCCATAAGCCTCAATTTGGTTTTCTTTTTTCACAAAACCGTGGCCCTCATCTTCAAAAAGTACGTACTCTACAGGTACACCATTCTTTTTAACGCCGGCAAC comes from the Marixanthomonas ophiurae genome and includes:
- a CDS encoding bifunctional alpha/beta hydrolase/OsmC family protein — encoded protein: MNVEKVTFQNKEGQELVGRLELPANQHPHNFALFAHCFTCTKNLSAVRNISRSLTAKGFGVLRFDFTGLGESEGDFEDTNFSGNVQDLVAATDYLSENYQAPSLLVGHSLGGAAVIFAAAELDSVQAVATIAAPSNPVHVKHLLKSNVETIEKEGVAEVELSGRTFTIKKQFLDDLETKSLPETAKKMRKALLVLHSPQDELVGINNAEEIYKAAHHPKSFISLDGADHLLTKKEDSEYVGSVIAGWVSRYVQVPSEEKIKSKHDVVASLDNDEGFTTRMKIGDHYSFADEPESFGGNNFGPSPYELVSAGLSACTAMTIQMYAKRKKWDVQNVEVHTNYDKQHAVDCEDCEKDSAKIDTFTREIKFEGELDEKQTKRLLQIADKCPVHKTLHSETQIITTLK
- a CDS encoding DUF2490 domain-containing protein: MLKRFISISIIFLSITSAIAQNAPEDELGIWYILATNSKVSEKLSIQAQTQFRFYEFASELQQFKIRTGAKYRIMEGLSVGVGYAYFRNDFSYLSETPPSFDEHRIVEDVYLDHNIGNVNVDHRARFENRFIVRDQDTETRHWFRYMVKLSYPFLDRWNADVYNEIWLNVGDEPTFAQNWLGFGVGYKFSDLIKSRVGYQKIHLDGPDFDRILIGITFTPDFTKQTSTP